In Apium graveolens cultivar Ventura chromosome 10, ASM990537v1, whole genome shotgun sequence, the following are encoded in one genomic region:
- the LOC141691692 gene encoding ent-kaurene oxidase-like, with protein MDVVVAASGLSLWFRKTFVDDKQKSPTNLPALPEVPGLPLIGNLLQLKEKKPHKTFTKWAETYGPIYSIKTGSNTVVVLNSDDVAKEAMVTRFPVISTRKVTKSVKILTYDKSIVGVSDYNEFYRTAKKHLLTHILGPNAQKRNRIYRDTLIDNTSDQLHTLLRNSPLEAINYREIFQSGLFGLAMKQAFGEDVDSIYVDELGTTLSKQEMVKCLVLDMLIGAIDVDWRDFFPYLNWIPNRNFENKIEQMSMRRMEVVKSLVQRTRVQSASKEGMQCYLDYLESEEKSLSEKQIQLLLWEVLVATSDTPVVTTEWAMYELAKDPKRQDRLYEEISKVCGSEKITEEKLNQLPYLYAIFQETIRAYSPLAIVPLRYVSEDTELGGYFVPSGSQVAINIYGCNHDKNVWENPEEWKPERFMEENSDNMELHKSMAFGAGKRVCVGALEAMTISRMAIGRLVQEFEWRLTEGQQDDVDTVGLTSRKLHPMLALINPRN; from the exons ATGGATGTTGTTGTAGCTGCTAGTGGTTTATCTCTTTGGTTCCGTAAAACTTTTGTCGATGATAAACAGAAATCACCCACGAATCTCCCAGCTTTACCAG AGGTGCCAGGGCTTCCATTGATCGGGAATCTGCTGCAACTGAAAGAGAAGAAACCACACAAGACGTTTACCAAGTGGGCTGAGACATATGGCCCTATTTACTCCATTAAAACTGGCTCCAACACTGTTGTGGTCCTCAATTCTGATGATGTCGCTAAGGAG GCAATGGTAACAAGATTCCCAGTCATCTCTACTAGAAAAGTTACCAAATCAGTGAAGATCCTCACCTATGATAAATCAATAGTCGGAGTCAGTGATTACAATGAGTTTTACAGAACAGCGAAGAAACATTTGCTGACACATATTTTGGGACCAAATGCTCAG AAGCGGAATCGCATCTACAGAGATACTTTGATTGACAACACATCAGACCAGTTACACACTTTGCTAAGGAATAGTCCTCTGGAGGCTATAAATTACAGAGAAATATTTCAGTCGGGACTTTTTGGACTAGCAATGAAGCAA GCCTTCGGGGAGGATGTGGACTCCATTTACGTGGATGAACTCGGAACAACACTGTCAAAACAAGAGATGGTCAAGTGTCTAGTTCTTGATATGTTAATTGGTGCAATTGATGTTGATTGGCGAGATTTTTTCCCATATCTAAATTGGATTCCAAATAGAAATTTTGAAAACAAAATCGAGCAAATGAGCATGCGTAGGATGGAAGTCGTTAAATCCTTGGTTCAGAGAACTAGAGTTCAAAGTGCTTCAAAAGAG GGTATGCAGTGTTATCTTGATTACTTGGAATCTGAGGAGAAATCGCTATCTGAGAAGCAAATTCAGTTGTTGCTTTGGGAGGTGCTTGTTGCAACATCAGATACTCCTGTGGTCACAACTGAATGGGCCATGTATGAACTTGCAAAAGATCCAAAGCGGCAG GATCGACTTTATGAGGAGATCAGCAAGGTGTGTGGGTCTGAAAAAATAACGGAGGAAAAGTTGAATCAGCTTCCTTACCTCTATGCTATTTTCCAAGAGACCATCAGAGCATACAGTCCACTCGCAATAGTTCCTTTACGTTATGTGAGTGAAGACACTGAATTAGGAGGCTACTTTGTTCCTTCTGGAAGCCAG GTGGCCATAAACATATACGGGTGTAACCATGACAAGAATGTGTGGGAGAATCCGGAAGAGTGGAAACCTGAGAGATTCATGGAAGAGAATTCTGACAACATGGAATTGCACAAGTCAATGGCCTTTGGAGCGGGGAAGAGAGTGTGTGTTGGAGCTCTTGAGGCAATGACAATCTCTCGCATGGCAATCGGTAGATTAGTACAAGAGTTTGAGTGGAGATTGACGGAGGGTCAACAAGATGATGTGGATACTGTAGGCCTTACATCACGCAAACTCCATCCAATGCTGGCGCTCATAAACCCAAGAAACTGA